In a single window of the Bos taurus isolate L1 Dominette 01449 registration number 42190680 breed Hereford chromosome 23, ARS-UCD2.0, whole genome shotgun sequence genome:
- the LOC112443783 gene encoding zinc finger protein 239 isoform X3 gives MIRIKKEELDIKQELTVDTESQEKLSDQINGEAFECGETQEHKGWMERYQRNTSNERKYKCDECGKRFTLKSSLIRHKRIHPGERSYSCNVCGKTFIQSSQLTDHQRIHSQLKPHQCNECEKGFYYRAHLVQHQRIHSGEKPFQCNECGKAFHYSAGLIRHQRTHTEEKPYQCNDCGKAFHYNSGLIRHQRTHTGEKPYQCNDCGKAFCLSSHLIQHQRVHTGEKPYQCNECGKSFSQSSGLFHHQRSHSGEKPYECDECGKAFSHSSALVGHQRMHSGERPYECDVCGKAFGYSSHLLGHRRIHTGEKPYECHVCGKAFRQSSHLIVHQQIHTEEKPW, from the coding sequence ATgataagaataaagaaagaagaactgGATATAAAGCAGGAACTTACTGTAGATACGGAATCCCAAGAAAAGTTATCAGACCAAATCAATGGAGAGGCTTTTGAATGTGGAGAAACCCAAGAACATAAAGGATGGATGGAAAGATATCAGAGAAACACTTCAAATGAGAGGAAATACAAGTGTGATGAATGTGGGAAAAGATTCACTCTAAAGTCAAGCCTCATTAGACATAAAAGAATCCACCCTGGAGAGAGATCCTATTCGTGTAATGTATGTGGCAAAACTTTCATTCAGAGCTCACAGCTTACTGACCATCAGAGAATACATAGCCAGTTAAAACCACATCAGTGTAATGAGTGTGAGAAAGGCTTTTATTACAGGGCACATCTTGTTCAGCATCAAAGGATCCACTCTGGAGAAAAACCTTTCCAATGTAATGAGTGTGGGAAAGCTTTTCATTACAGCGCAGGCCTTATTCGACACCAGAGGACCCACACAGAAGAGAAACCATACCAGTGTAATGACTGTGGGAAAGCTTTTCATTACAACTCGGGCCTTATTCGACACCAGAGGACCCACACAGGAGAGAAGCCATACCAGTGCAACGACTGTGGGAAAGCTTTCTGTCTGAGCTCACATCTGATACAACATCagagagttcatactggagagaagccataCCAGTGTAATGAGTGTGGGAAAAGCTTCAGCCAGAGCTCAGGCCTCTTCCATCACCAGAGAAGCCACAGTGGGGAGAAACCATATGAATGTGATGAGTGTGGAAAGGCTTTCAGTCATAGTTCAGCTCTTGTTGGACACCAGAGAATGCACAGTGGAGAGAGGCCCTATGAGTGTGATGTGTGTGGGAAAGCTTTCGGCTATAGCTCGCATCTTCTGGGACACCGAAGAATCCACACTGGAGAGAAGCCATATGAATGCCATGTGTGTGGAAAAGCTTTCCGGCAGAGCTCACACCTCATTGTACATCAGCAAATCCACACTGAAGAGAAGCCCTGGTAA
- the LOC112443783 gene encoding zinc finger protein 501 isoform X1, with protein sequence MEVGTEWRMLSREVSTHAWTQEVLSETSVPLDPAKKAAYLQPHTMEIQLQDPQHQQDCGDMIRIKKEELDIKQELTVDTESQEKLSDQINGEAFECGETQEHKGWMERYQRNTSNERKYKCDECGKRFTLKSSLIRHKRIHPGERSYSCNVCGKTFIQSSQLTDHQRIHSQLKPHQCNECEKGFYYRAHLVQHQRIHSGEKPFQCNECGKAFHYSAGLIRHQRTHTEEKPYQCNDCGKAFHYNSGLIRHQRTHTGEKPYQCNDCGKAFCLSSHLIQHQRVHTGEKPYQCNECGKSFSQSSGLFHHQRSHSGEKPYECDECGKAFSHSSALVGHQRMHSGERPYECDVCGKAFGYSSHLLGHRRIHTGEKPYECHVCGKAFRQSSHLIVHQQIHTEEKPW encoded by the exons ATGGAGGTCGGGACGGAGTGGCGGATGCTGTCGAGAGAG GTTTCAACCCACGCCTGGACACAGGAAGTGCTTTCTGAGACATCGGTACCTCTGGATCCAGCTAAGAAAGCAGCATATCTCCAGCCTCACACCATGGAAATCCAGCTTCAGGACCCTCAACACCAACAGGATTGTG GTGATATgataagaataaagaaagaagaactgGATATAAAGCAGGAACTTACTGTAGATACGGAATCCCAAGAAAAGTTATCAGACCAAATCAATGGAGAGGCTTTTGAATGTGGAGAAACCCAAGAACATAAAGGATGGATGGAAAGATATCAGAGAAACACTTCAAATGAGAGGAAATACAAGTGTGATGAATGTGGGAAAAGATTCACTCTAAAGTCAAGCCTCATTAGACATAAAAGAATCCACCCTGGAGAGAGATCCTATTCGTGTAATGTATGTGGCAAAACTTTCATTCAGAGCTCACAGCTTACTGACCATCAGAGAATACATAGCCAGTTAAAACCACATCAGTGTAATGAGTGTGAGAAAGGCTTTTATTACAGGGCACATCTTGTTCAGCATCAAAGGATCCACTCTGGAGAAAAACCTTTCCAATGTAATGAGTGTGGGAAAGCTTTTCATTACAGCGCAGGCCTTATTCGACACCAGAGGACCCACACAGAAGAGAAACCATACCAGTGTAATGACTGTGGGAAAGCTTTTCATTACAACTCGGGCCTTATTCGACACCAGAGGACCCACACAGGAGAGAAGCCATACCAGTGCAACGACTGTGGGAAAGCTTTCTGTCTGAGCTCACATCTGATACAACATCagagagttcatactggagagaagccataCCAGTGTAATGAGTGTGGGAAAAGCTTCAGCCAGAGCTCAGGCCTCTTCCATCACCAGAGAAGCCACAGTGGGGAGAAACCATATGAATGTGATGAGTGTGGAAAGGCTTTCAGTCATAGTTCAGCTCTTGTTGGACACCAGAGAATGCACAGTGGAGAGAGGCCCTATGAGTGTGATGTGTGTGGGAAAGCTTTCGGCTATAGCTCGCATCTTCTGGGACACCGAAGAATCCACACTGGAGAGAAGCCATATGAATGCCATGTGTGTGGAAAAGCTTTCCGGCAGAGCTCACACCTCATTGTACATCAGCAAATCCACACTGAAGAGAAGCCCTGGTAA
- the LOC112443783 gene encoding zinc finger protein 239 isoform X2: protein MEIQLQDPQHQQDCGDMIRIKKEELDIKQELTVDTESQEKLSDQINGEAFECGETQEHKGWMERYQRNTSNERKYKCDECGKRFTLKSSLIRHKRIHPGERSYSCNVCGKTFIQSSQLTDHQRIHSQLKPHQCNECEKGFYYRAHLVQHQRIHSGEKPFQCNECGKAFHYSAGLIRHQRTHTEEKPYQCNDCGKAFHYNSGLIRHQRTHTGEKPYQCNDCGKAFCLSSHLIQHQRVHTGEKPYQCNECGKSFSQSSGLFHHQRSHSGEKPYECDECGKAFSHSSALVGHQRMHSGERPYECDVCGKAFGYSSHLLGHRRIHTGEKPYECHVCGKAFRQSSHLIVHQQIHTEEKPW, encoded by the exons ATGGAAATCCAGCTTCAGGACCCTCAACACCAACAGGATTGTG GTGATATgataagaataaagaaagaagaactgGATATAAAGCAGGAACTTACTGTAGATACGGAATCCCAAGAAAAGTTATCAGACCAAATCAATGGAGAGGCTTTTGAATGTGGAGAAACCCAAGAACATAAAGGATGGATGGAAAGATATCAGAGAAACACTTCAAATGAGAGGAAATACAAGTGTGATGAATGTGGGAAAAGATTCACTCTAAAGTCAAGCCTCATTAGACATAAAAGAATCCACCCTGGAGAGAGATCCTATTCGTGTAATGTATGTGGCAAAACTTTCATTCAGAGCTCACAGCTTACTGACCATCAGAGAATACATAGCCAGTTAAAACCACATCAGTGTAATGAGTGTGAGAAAGGCTTTTATTACAGGGCACATCTTGTTCAGCATCAAAGGATCCACTCTGGAGAAAAACCTTTCCAATGTAATGAGTGTGGGAAAGCTTTTCATTACAGCGCAGGCCTTATTCGACACCAGAGGACCCACACAGAAGAGAAACCATACCAGTGTAATGACTGTGGGAAAGCTTTTCATTACAACTCGGGCCTTATTCGACACCAGAGGACCCACACAGGAGAGAAGCCATACCAGTGCAACGACTGTGGGAAAGCTTTCTGTCTGAGCTCACATCTGATACAACATCagagagttcatactggagagaagccataCCAGTGTAATGAGTGTGGGAAAAGCTTCAGCCAGAGCTCAGGCCTCTTCCATCACCAGAGAAGCCACAGTGGGGAGAAACCATATGAATGTGATGAGTGTGGAAAGGCTTTCAGTCATAGTTCAGCTCTTGTTGGACACCAGAGAATGCACAGTGGAGAGAGGCCCTATGAGTGTGATGTGTGTGGGAAAGCTTTCGGCTATAGCTCGCATCTTCTGGGACACCGAAGAATCCACACTGGAGAGAAGCCATATGAATGCCATGTGTGTGGAAAAGCTTTCCGGCAGAGCTCACACCTCATTGTACATCAGCAAATCCACACTGAAGAGAAGCCCTGGTAA